Proteins encoded together in one Riemerella anatipestifer window:
- a CDS encoding efflux RND transporter periplasmic adaptor subunit produces the protein MNKIKTGILVVAVAVLGSCSSDSKTITDNSQPIKVQLSNSSVTNNLGYAMASGKLVAKKSVNISTRMMGYITGLTVEVGDFVKAGQGLVSINNTDIQAKGGQVNAQIAQAKANFEIAQKDYQRFQNLYKNQSASQKELDDMKGRYDMAKAGLDAAQMMKSEVNSQYKYTNITAPISGVVTAKYANQGDMASPGMPILTIENSGDLQAQVLVSEQDITLVKSGMPVKVLMKSTNQEVAGTVADVSLSATNTGGQYLIKINLPQSSSYLPGMFVNVQFPFKRNGKLNQDLPESVSIPKSALVEQGQLTGVYTVSANNTAMLRWIKVGKVMGDQVEVLSGLSSQEPYIISSQGKLYNGAKVSVK, from the coding sequence ATGAATAAAATAAAAACAGGCATCTTAGTGGTGGCAGTAGCCGTTTTGGGCAGTTGCTCTTCCGATTCAAAAACAATTACAGATAACAGCCAACCTATTAAGGTACAACTCAGCAACTCTTCAGTTACAAACAATTTGGGTTACGCTATGGCAAGTGGCAAGCTGGTTGCCAAAAAATCAGTAAATATTTCTACAAGAATGATGGGCTATATTACTGGTCTAACGGTAGAAGTAGGCGATTTCGTAAAAGCAGGACAAGGTCTCGTAAGCATTAACAATACTGATATCCAAGCTAAAGGTGGACAAGTAAACGCCCAAATTGCACAAGCTAAAGCCAATTTTGAAATCGCTCAAAAAGACTATCAGCGTTTTCAAAATCTATACAAAAACCAGAGTGCTTCTCAGAAAGAATTAGACGATATGAAAGGCAGATACGATATGGCAAAAGCAGGGCTAGACGCAGCCCAAATGATGAAGTCTGAAGTAAACTCACAATACAAATATACCAATATTACCGCCCCTATTTCTGGAGTGGTAACTGCTAAATATGCTAACCAAGGAGATATGGCAAGCCCAGGAATGCCTATTTTAACTATTGAAAACTCAGGCGATTTACAAGCTCAGGTTTTAGTTTCGGAGCAAGATATTACTTTAGTTAAAAGTGGTATGCCTGTTAAAGTTTTAATGAAATCTACTAACCAAGAAGTAGCTGGCACCGTGGCAGATGTGAGCCTTTCCGCTACAAATACAGGTGGACAATATTTAATAAAAATCAACCTTCCACAAAGTAGCAGCTATTTACCAGGTATGTTTGTGAATGTTCAGTTTCCATTCAAAAGGAACGGAAAACTTAACCAAGATTTACCAGAGTCTGTAAGTATCCCAAAATCAGCTCTAGTAGAACAAGGACAGCTTACTGGAGTTTACACCGTAAGTGCCAATAATACCGCAATGCTCCGTTGGATAAAGGTAGGTAAAGTAATGGGAGATCAGGTAGAAGTTCTTTCAGGGTTATCCTCTCAAGAGCCTTATATTATTTCTTCTCAAGGAAAACTCTACAACGGTGCTAAAGTAAGTGTAAAATAA
- a CDS encoding YgaP family membrane protein, which yields MKTRIIHAVAGTMVLTSLLLGLYVHENWFFLTGFVGLNLLQSSVTNRCLLKTILEKIGVKDDSNSCGY from the coding sequence ATGAAAACAAGAATAATACACGCCGTAGCAGGAACTATGGTTTTAACCAGCTTACTATTGGGACTTTATGTGCATGAAAATTGGTTTTTCCTTACAGGTTTTGTGGGGCTTAACCTATTACAATCCTCTGTAACTAACAGGTGCTTACTCAAAACCATTTTAGAAAAAATAGGTGTTAAAGATGATAGCAACAGTTGCGGCTATTAG
- a CDS encoding YkvA family protein, with amino-acid sequence MKSKLKFLGLALFQHKGLLRRMPELLRMIKAIISKQYKPSVKNVLLPAIALVYIISPIDILPDFIPAIGVVDDLGILALVLPLLMKELNQFSEWETNRKMVKTIEIN; translated from the coding sequence ATGAAATCTAAATTAAAGTTTTTAGGATTGGCTTTGTTTCAGCATAAAGGGCTTTTAAGAAGAATGCCCGAACTTTTACGAATGATAAAAGCCATCATTAGCAAACAGTATAAACCTTCGGTTAAGAATGTTTTACTTCCTGCCATAGCCTTAGTTTATATTATTTCGCCTATAGACATTTTACCAGATTTTATACCTGCTATTGGTGTTGTGGACGACTTGGGTATTTTGGCTTTAGTGCTTCCGCTCCTAATGAAAGAGCTCAACCAATTCTCCGAATGGGAAACCAATAGAAAAATGGTAAAAACCATTGAGATAAACTAA
- a CDS encoding thioredoxin family protein, translating into MKNYWDKAVSFEAYLEETHHRIGHPKTEEEAEKKPYYELGLQRMNRMLKAFKPTDEDSKTLETKKFNGKILIISEPWCGDASQLVPVLARFFEGRNDVRLFYRDSDTSLIDQFLTNGGRSIPKVLILDENFNVIKTWGPRPKYGVELFEKFKASPETYSKEEFYNDLQVYYAKNKGKDALNEILELL; encoded by the coding sequence ATGAAAAACTATTGGGACAAAGCCGTTTCTTTTGAGGCTTATTTAGAAGAAACTCACCACAGAATAGGTCACCCAAAAACAGAAGAAGAGGCAGAGAAAAAGCCTTACTACGAACTGGGACTCCAAAGAATGAACCGTATGCTAAAGGCATTTAAACCTACAGACGAAGATTCCAAAACTTTGGAAACCAAAAAATTCAATGGTAAAATACTCATTATTTCAGAGCCTTGGTGTGGAGATGCCAGTCAGCTCGTGCCTGTATTGGCTCGTTTTTTTGAAGGTAGAAATGATGTGAGACTATTTTATAGAGATTCTGACACTTCCCTTATCGACCAATTTTTAACCAACGGAGGCAGATCTATACCAAAAGTCTTAATTTTAGATGAAAACTTTAATGTGATTAAAACTTGGGGACCTCGACCTAAATACGGTGTAGAGCTGTTTGAAAAGTTTAAAGCCTCTCCTGAAACTTATTCTAAAGAGGAATTCTACAACGATTTGCAAGTCTATTACGCCAAAAACAAAGGTAAAGATGCCCTAAACGAAATTTTAGAACTGCTATAA
- a CDS encoding IS982-like element ISRa1 family transposase: MNNLEQIYERILEVLGLFSENQLISYQRRTPKMSDLEVISLNITAEYLSIDSELQLFRKLPNSLINKIERSVYNKRKRRLSLQTEQIRQRISMEFNEFEDIFIVDSMPMKVCENVRSTRSKICKEQSYSSPTYGYCASQKLYFYGYKLHAVCSLNGVIKNFDISPASVHDIHYLKDSGEQMRNCTLIGDRGYLSAKVQIDLFNYANIKLDTPMRSNQKDYIPQFSLYKKKRKRIETFFSQLCDQFMIKRNYAKTFEGFKTRIISKITAATVIQYINKFIFQRKLNHLKISII; encoded by the coding sequence ATGAACAACTTAGAGCAAATATATGAAAGAATTTTGGAAGTTTTAGGACTTTTTTCAGAAAATCAACTGATTAGTTATCAGAGAAGAACACCTAAAATGAGCGATTTAGAAGTCATAAGTCTTAATATTACTGCTGAATACTTGAGTATTGATAGCGAATTACAGTTATTTAGAAAATTGCCAAACTCTCTGATAAACAAAATTGAAAGAAGTGTTTACAATAAGCGAAAACGAAGACTATCCCTACAAACAGAGCAAATTAGACAGCGTATTTCGATGGAGTTCAATGAGTTTGAAGATATTTTTATCGTTGATAGCATGCCAATGAAAGTTTGTGAAAACGTTCGTTCTACTCGTTCAAAAATTTGTAAAGAGCAATCCTATTCTTCACCAACATATGGTTATTGTGCTTCACAGAAATTATATTTCTATGGCTATAAACTACACGCAGTATGTTCTTTAAATGGTGTGATTAAGAATTTTGATATAAGCCCTGCATCCGTTCACGACATCCACTATTTAAAAGATAGTGGTGAGCAAATGCGAAACTGTACTTTAATTGGAGATAGAGGCTATTTATCAGCAAAAGTTCAAATAGATTTATTTAACTATGCTAATATTAAATTAGATACACCAATGAGAAGTAATCAGAAAGATTATATTCCTCAATTTTCATTGTACAAGAAAAAGCGAAAACGAATTGAGACATTTTTCTCTCAACTTTGCGACCAATTTATGATTAAAAGAAACTATGCTAAAACTTTTGAAGGCTTTAAAACAAGGATAATCAGTAAAATAACCGCCGCAACGGTTATTCAATATATCAATAAATTTATCTTCCAAAGAAAATTAAATCATCTAAAAATCAGTATTATTTAA
- a CDS encoding TlpA family protein disulfide reductase: protein MNFLKKNFIFLLLTALLLSVFLFPKFGDFVRSQLLMKPAIEKLDNALLITDEEFDISLKGVNVPDTNLKNFKGKTLFLNFWGSWCPPCRAEWGSIQKLYDKQNDKMSFVLIAMQDDEEKVKQFLADNHYTAPVYIAQSPILDKLLPKSFPTTFIIDKTGRIVEKDDTANDWNSTNVHQLVETIAK from the coding sequence ATGAATTTTCTAAAAAAGAATTTCATTTTCTTACTACTTACCGCCTTGCTATTGTCGGTATTTTTATTTCCTAAATTCGGAGATTTTGTGAGGAGTCAGCTTCTTATGAAACCAGCCATAGAAAAGCTAGACAATGCTTTACTCATTACTGATGAAGAGTTTGACATTAGTCTAAAAGGCGTGAATGTACCTGATACCAATCTAAAAAATTTTAAAGGTAAAACGCTGTTTCTTAACTTTTGGGGAAGCTGGTGCCCACCTTGCCGTGCAGAATGGGGCTCTATCCAAAAACTCTACGATAAACAAAACGACAAAATGAGTTTTGTACTTATCGCTATGCAAGACGACGAGGAAAAAGTGAAGCAATTTCTAGCAGATAACCACTATACCGCTCCTGTCTATATTGCCCAAAGTCCGATTTTGGACAAGCTCCTGCCCAAATCCTTCCCTACCACTTTTATTATAGATAAAACGGGGAGAATTGTGGAAAAAGACGATACCGCCAACGATTGGAATTCTACCAATGTACACCAGCTAGTGGAAACAATAGCCAAATAA
- a CDS encoding endonuclease — protein sequence MKNIYLIAAFLIGGFGLAQIPNGHYDSAEGLSGYTLKSKLSEILNNEHKDKGYDALWTAYATADIDKYYENDNTILDIYSENPSGKDPYSYRYRTNQCGNYSGEGSCYNREHIIPQSLFNRASPMRNDAHFVIPTDGYVNSKRSNYPFGIVKTATWTSRNGSKLGTNNTIGYSGVVFEPIDEFKGDVARMIFYFVTMYEKRIPNFNSGDMLNGTTTQSLEDWQLDILLTWHNQDPVSQREIDRNNAVYNYQGNRNPFIDHPEWVNLIWKTELSTQEVSRAKDLKIYPNPVTGGKLYLSNWNDFDKIDIFSMEGKKVKSVKSSHEMDVSNLSRGVYLLKADSKTIKFIIK from the coding sequence ATGAAGAATATTTATTTAATAGCAGCTTTTCTGATAGGAGGGTTTGGATTGGCTCAAATCCCAAATGGTCATTATGACAGTGCAGAAGGACTGTCGGGGTACACTCTTAAAAGTAAATTGAGCGAAATTCTCAATAACGAACACAAAGACAAAGGATACGATGCACTTTGGACGGCTTATGCTACGGCAGATATAGATAAATATTATGAAAACGACAATACCATCTTAGATATTTACTCTGAAAATCCTAGTGGGAAAGACCCTTATTCGTATAGGTATAGAACTAACCAATGTGGCAATTATTCTGGAGAAGGGAGTTGCTATAATAGAGAGCATATTATACCTCAAAGCTTATTTAATAGAGCATCTCCTATGAGAAATGATGCTCATTTTGTAATCCCCACAGATGGTTATGTTAATAGTAAAAGAAGTAATTATCCATTTGGTATAGTAAAGACCGCTACTTGGACTTCTAGGAACGGTTCTAAACTTGGGACTAATAATACTATAGGTTATAGTGGGGTAGTTTTTGAACCGATAGATGAGTTTAAAGGAGATGTGGCAAGAATGATATTTTATTTTGTAACAATGTACGAAAAACGAATTCCTAACTTCAACTCAGGTGATATGCTTAATGGGACTACAACACAAAGTTTAGAAGATTGGCAACTAGATATTTTACTCACTTGGCACAACCAAGACCCTGTAAGCCAAAGAGAAATAGATAGAAATAATGCTGTTTACAATTATCAAGGTAATAGAAACCCTTTTATAGACCACCCAGAATGGGTTAATCTAATTTGGAAGACAGAGCTTTCCACTCAAGAAGTATCTAGGGCTAAAGATTTAAAAATTTATCCCAATCCAGTTACTGGAGGCAAGTTGTATCTTTCTAACTGGAACGATTTTGATAAAATAGATATTTTCAGTATGGAAGGGAAGAAAGTAAAATCAGTTAAGTCTTCTCATGAAATGGATGTTTCAAATCTTTCCAGAGGAGTTTATTTATTAAAAGCAGACTCAAAGACTATAAAATTCATAATTAAGTAA
- a CDS encoding TolC family protein, with amino-acid sequence MRRFFFTGITLLASALMYSQEVVSVSQEDLERKIRQQNLQLKLAEAEVNSAKADLLMFRAMYLPNVNLSYTGISTNNPLMAFGSRLNQERVTMMDFDPKKLNNPDNIFNFATKLEVQQPIFNQDAIYQKKAGEVRVEALTLKQERTKDYLLFEIKKAYMQLQMAYKVVAVLEGARETVLSNKKVIDNYYKNGMLQKSDVLDMNVRVAEIENQIQFSKSNVKNASDYLYFLLNENSQGKVLKPTESLNYKGEALVNTPELKKDRKDLQAYQKSLDAYDYMIKSSKSKLLPRLNAFGSFEMYDNKPYQFDANGYLVGVQLSWNVFDGMKSNSEIAKQKAEILKTQTEIQQYQKQAELELAKAYRQVQDTDNKVSLTKLAWEQSAEAYRIRKNRYEQGLEKSSDLLNTETAMSKKELEYQQAIFEYNIALEYFNFLNK; translated from the coding sequence ATGAGACGATTCTTTTTTACAGGAATAACATTACTAGCTTCAGCACTTATGTATTCTCAAGAAGTGGTTAGTGTTTCCCAAGAGGATTTAGAAAGAAAAATAAGACAGCAGAATCTACAGCTAAAACTAGCAGAAGCAGAAGTTAATTCTGCCAAGGCAGATTTACTTATGTTTAGAGCGATGTATTTGCCTAATGTCAACCTTTCTTATACGGGTATTTCAACCAATAACCCCCTAATGGCATTTGGTTCAAGGCTTAATCAGGAGCGTGTAACTATGATGGATTTTGACCCAAAAAAACTCAACAATCCTGATAATATTTTCAATTTTGCTACCAAACTAGAGGTGCAACAACCCATCTTTAATCAAGATGCCATTTATCAAAAAAAAGCTGGAGAAGTACGGGTAGAGGCATTAACTCTAAAGCAAGAACGAACTAAAGACTATCTTCTCTTTGAAATTAAAAAAGCCTATATGCAACTACAAATGGCCTATAAAGTAGTTGCGGTGCTAGAAGGAGCTAGAGAAACCGTTTTATCAAATAAGAAAGTTATTGATAATTATTATAAAAACGGAATGCTACAAAAATCTGATGTTTTGGATATGAATGTGAGAGTTGCTGAAATAGAGAATCAAATTCAGTTTTCAAAATCCAATGTTAAAAATGCTTCAGATTATCTTTATTTTTTATTAAATGAAAATTCCCAAGGCAAAGTATTAAAACCAACAGAAAGTTTAAACTATAAAGGCGAAGCTCTTGTAAATACTCCAGAGCTTAAAAAAGATAGAAAAGATTTACAAGCCTATCAAAAATCTTTAGATGCTTATGATTATATGATAAAATCGTCTAAATCTAAACTATTACCTAGATTAAATGCCTTTGGAAGTTTTGAAATGTATGACAATAAACCTTATCAGTTTGATGCCAATGGCTATCTAGTAGGCGTTCAGTTATCGTGGAATGTATTTGATGGTATGAAATCTAATAGCGAAATCGCTAAGCAAAAAGCCGAAATACTAAAAACTCAAACCGAAATCCAACAATACCAAAAACAAGCAGAATTAGAATTAGCGAAAGCTTACAGGCAAGTGCAAGATACTGATAATAAAGTAAGTCTAACCAAACTCGCATGGGAGCAAAGTGCAGAAGCTTACAGAATCAGAAAAAATAGATATGAACAAGGTCTAGAAAAATCCTCCGACCTCTTGAATACCGAAACTGCAATGTCTAAAAAAGAATTAGAATACCAACAAGCTATTTTTGAATATAACATCGCATTAGAATACTTTAATTTTTTAAATAAATAA
- a CDS encoding efflux RND transporter permease subunit → MEKGFAGRIAEFFINSKLTILLMIALMIIGVYSSTLIPREEEPQIIVPMADVMVGYPGANPTEVENRVVKPLEKIISNIKGVEHVHSMAMNGKAMLIVQFYVGEDTERSYVKLYDELMKHKMMFPKGVYEPIVKTRSIDDVPMLGLTLWSENYNDYQLRQITEELASEIKKVKDVSLTNVIGGRARQLKVILDKAKMAESSVDALSVMQMIQASNGSSQTGSFVNNNQEYLLTTGQFLTSKEDVENLVVGTSQNMPVYLKQIAKVEDGASSPANYVSMGFGQHTEKGQKNPSEYPAITLSVSKVKGADAMKISEQILEKVEHLKKNLIPADVHVEVTRNYGETASHKVSELLMHLGVAILAVTILVMLAMGLRGGLVVFLSVPLTFALTLFSYYVLGYTLNRITLFALVFVVGIVVDDSIIIAENMHRHFHMRKLPFKEAAIYAINEVGNPTILATFTVIAAILPMAFVSGMMGPYMSPMPIGASIAMLLSLFVALTITPYLGYHLLKVKDDEEHKEEQGLETSLIYKWYKKIEQPLLDSSKKRWTILGITAVLLLISVLAFFTKWVAVKMLPFDNKNEIQVVIDMPEGTPLEKTAAVTKDVAQYLRTVPEVVNYQNYIGASSPITFNGLVRHYDMRGQSNTADIQVNLLDKSARSKQSHDVAKTIRPEIQKIAKKYGANIKIVEVPPGPPVLSTIVAEVYGPNYEEQVKVADQVQQILKQTDDVVDVDWMVEAPQTEFKIIPDNEKSMLNGIAPQQLVGNLTYLMGEYPISTLYDEKSNQPVNMVMKLDDAEKATLQDITALKVKGQMGNMLPISDIAKVEKHTLEKSIYRKDQKRVVYVLADMAGVLESPAYAILGMEEKLKKMNLPEGYSINELYMAQPSDESDFTVKWDGEWQITLEVFRDLGAAFLVVVIIIYMLIVGWFQNFKTPIVMMIAIPLSLVGIVLGHWLLGAFFTATSFIGMIALAGVMVRNSVLLIDFIEIRLNEGVPMKQAIIEAGAVRTTPILLTTGAVVIGAVIILFDPIFQGLAISLVFGAIVSTVLTLLVVPLVYYMTEKKKWDKIQSEQSAEIPE, encoded by the coding sequence ATGGAAAAAGGATTTGCAGGACGCATTGCCGAATTTTTCATCAATTCCAAACTCACCATTTTATTGATGATTGCATTGATGATAATAGGCGTATATAGCTCTACCCTAATACCTAGGGAAGAAGAACCACAGATTATAGTTCCGATGGCAGATGTTATGGTAGGCTATCCTGGAGCTAACCCTACAGAAGTAGAAAATAGAGTGGTAAAACCGCTTGAAAAGATAATATCCAACATCAAAGGAGTTGAGCATGTACATTCTATGGCAATGAATGGGAAAGCCATGCTTATTGTACAATTTTATGTAGGTGAAGATACAGAACGCTCCTATGTAAAACTCTATGACGAGCTTATGAAACATAAAATGATGTTTCCTAAAGGAGTTTACGAGCCTATAGTTAAAACAAGGTCTATAGACGATGTCCCAATGCTAGGGCTTACACTTTGGAGCGAAAACTACAATGATTATCAGTTAAGACAAATAACAGAGGAATTAGCTTCAGAAATAAAAAAAGTAAAAGATGTTTCTCTAACTAATGTTATTGGAGGAAGAGCCCGCCAGCTAAAAGTAATTTTAGACAAAGCTAAAATGGCAGAATCTAGTGTAGATGCCCTTTCTGTAATGCAAATGATACAAGCGAGTAATGGGAGCTCTCAAACAGGAAGTTTCGTTAATAATAATCAGGAATATTTACTGACTACAGGACAATTTTTAACCTCTAAAGAAGATGTAGAAAATCTTGTAGTGGGGACTTCCCAAAATATGCCTGTGTATCTAAAGCAAATTGCTAAGGTAGAAGATGGTGCATCTTCTCCTGCCAATTATGTAAGTATGGGTTTTGGTCAGCATACTGAAAAAGGACAGAAAAACCCTTCGGAATATCCAGCCATCACGCTATCTGTTTCTAAAGTAAAGGGTGCTGATGCTATGAAAATATCAGAGCAAATTCTAGAGAAAGTAGAACATTTAAAGAAAAATCTCATCCCTGCAGATGTACATGTAGAAGTAACTAGAAACTATGGCGAAACAGCCTCCCATAAAGTATCCGAGCTACTCATGCACTTAGGCGTTGCTATTTTAGCCGTTACTATTTTGGTAATGCTTGCTATGGGTTTGAGAGGCGGTTTAGTGGTCTTCCTTTCGGTACCTCTTACATTTGCACTTACACTGTTTAGTTATTATGTTTTAGGGTACACTCTTAATAGGATTACATTATTTGCATTAGTATTTGTAGTGGGTATCGTGGTAGATGATAGTATTATTATCGCAGAAAATATGCACCGCCATTTCCACATGAGAAAACTCCCATTTAAAGAAGCAGCCATCTATGCTATCAACGAGGTAGGAAACCCTACTATCTTAGCTACCTTTACCGTAATTGCTGCTATTCTACCAATGGCATTTGTTTCTGGAATGATGGGACCTTACATGAGCCCAATGCCGATAGGAGCTTCTATAGCAATGTTACTCTCACTTTTTGTAGCACTTACAATCACTCCCTATTTAGGTTATCATCTACTTAAAGTAAAAGATGATGAGGAACATAAAGAAGAACAAGGTCTAGAAACGAGCTTAATTTATAAATGGTACAAAAAAATAGAACAACCACTATTAGATAGTTCTAAGAAACGATGGACAATATTAGGGATTACTGCAGTATTATTGCTGATTTCTGTATTGGCATTTTTCACCAAATGGGTGGCGGTTAAGATGCTTCCTTTTGATAATAAAAATGAAATTCAAGTTGTGATAGATATGCCTGAAGGTACACCTTTAGAAAAAACAGCTGCTGTTACCAAAGATGTTGCACAGTATTTAAGAACCGTTCCTGAAGTAGTAAACTATCAGAACTATATTGGAGCTTCCTCACCCATTACCTTTAATGGTTTAGTAAGACACTACGATATGAGAGGGCAAAGCAATACCGCGGATATTCAAGTAAATCTTTTGGATAAATCGGCTCGTTCTAAACAAAGTCATGATGTTGCTAAAACCATTAGACCAGAAATACAAAAGATAGCGAAAAAGTACGGTGCTAATATTAAAATTGTAGAAGTACCACCAGGCCCACCTGTGCTTTCTACCATAGTAGCTGAAGTCTATGGTCCTAATTATGAGGAACAGGTAAAAGTTGCCGACCAAGTACAACAAATTTTAAAACAAACAGATGATGTAGTAGATGTAGATTGGATGGTAGAAGCTCCACAAACAGAGTTTAAAATAATCCCTGATAATGAGAAAAGTATGCTAAATGGTATCGCGCCTCAGCAGTTGGTGGGTAACCTTACTTATCTTATGGGAGAGTATCCTATCTCTACATTGTACGATGAAAAGTCCAATCAGCCTGTTAATATGGTTATGAAGCTAGATGATGCTGAAAAAGCCACGCTACAAGACATCACTGCTCTTAAAGTAAAAGGACAAATGGGTAATATGCTTCCTATAAGCGATATTGCTAAAGTGGAAAAACACACCCTAGAGAAGAGTATTTATAGAAAAGATCAAAAGCGAGTAGTTTATGTTTTAGCTGATATGGCAGGTGTCTTAGAAAGTCCAGCCTACGCTATATTGGGTATGGAAGAAAAACTCAAAAAAATGAATCTGCCTGAAGGATATAGCATTAACGAGTTGTATATGGCACAACCTTCTGATGAAAGCGATTTTACTGTAAAATGGGACGGAGAGTGGCAAATCACTTTAGAAGTATTTAGAGACTTAGGAGCTGCTTTTTTAGTAGTTGTTATCATTATTTATATGTTGATTGTAGGCTGGTTTCAGAATTTTAAAACACCTATTGTTATGATGATTGCTATACCGCTTTCTTTAGTGGGTATCGTACTAGGGCATTGGTTGTTAGGAGCATTCTTTACCGCCACTTCATTTATCGGCATGATAGCCTTAGCTGGTGTAATGGTAAGAAACTCAGTATTGTTAATAGATTTTATAGAAATCAGATTGAATGAAGGCGTACCTATGAAACAAGCCATTATAGAAGCTGGAGCGGTAAGAACAACGCCTATCTTATTAACTACTGGAGCGGTTGTGATAGGAGCAGTAATTATTCTCTTTGACCCTATTTTCCAAGGCTTAGCAATATCATTGGTTTTTGGAGCTATAGTTTCTACGGTTCTTACCCTTCTTGTAGTACCTTTGGTATATTATATGACAGAGAAAAAGAAATGGGATAAAATCCAATCGGAACAATCTGCAGAAATACCAGAGTAA
- a CDS encoding DNA-binding domain-containing protein → MNTLKAWLRPNLLTKDDPNDFVAVPLLGGSLGITEIVEALKKEGMEIQTETAVDIITRFNRKASELVLNGYSVNTGLVYMRPAIKGVFYDKTWDKEKHSVYVNVNQGLDLGKAVADTKVEILGEQSSPMSVFSITDKATGKADGTLTKGKNAEIKGTYIKIDGDNPKNGIVFKNLDNQNEVKLAKDNIVLNEPSRLLILVPSDLEAGNYELSLTTQYSNGKTVLKEPRTEVLSTPIVIG, encoded by the coding sequence ATGAATACACTAAAAGCGTGGTTGCGTCCTAACCTACTCACGAAAGACGACCCTAACGATTTTGTAGCCGTGCCACTTCTAGGTGGTAGCCTTGGCATTACAGAAATCGTAGAAGCCCTTAAAAAAGAGGGTATGGAGATACAAACCGAAACCGCAGTAGATATTATTACTCGTTTTAATCGTAAAGCCTCAGAGTTGGTACTCAATGGGTATAGTGTAAATACAGGGCTGGTGTATATGCGTCCTGCCATTAAGGGGGTGTTTTACGACAAGACTTGGGATAAAGAGAAGCATTCCGTTTATGTAAATGTAAACCAAGGTCTAGACCTTGGAAAAGCGGTAGCAGACACCAAGGTAGAAATCCTAGGCGAACAGTCTAGCCCAATGAGTGTGTTCAGCATCACCGATAAAGCCACTGGTAAAGCAGACGGCACTCTTACCAAAGGTAAGAATGCCGAAATCAAAGGCACTTACATTAAAATAGACGGCGATAATCCTAAAAATGGTATCGTCTTCAAAAACCTAGACAACCAAAATGAGGTTAAGTTGGCTAAAGATAATATTGTGCTTAACGAGCCATCAAGGTTACTCATTCTTGTGCCTTCGGATTTAGAAGCGGGTAATTATGAGCTAAGCCTCACCACGCAGTACAGCAATGGTAAAACAGTACTTAAAGAACCAAGAACAGAGGTATTATCTACCCCTATAGTAATTGGTTAA